The Flavobacterium sp. 1 genome contains the following window.
CAGTCATTCCAAGATTCAATTTTTTCTTGTCCAATAAAGCTACATACTTCATTATGTAACCATCGCGTTCCAGTCTTTTTATGCGCTCATAAACAGGAGTTACCGTGAGGAATAATTTACTGGCCAGCTCTTTTATATTGATATTGGAGTCTTCCTGCAAATGTTTTAAGATTTGTAAATCGATACTGTCAATATTGTCCATAGTTTTTTTTACGGTTAAAGTTGAAACATACAGCATGCTTCAAAACTAATTACTGAAATAACTCACTGATTTAAATTATTTCACTGAAATAAACTGCTAATTTAAGTTTAATTTTCTAATACAATAACTTTGCTCAGTAATAAATACTGATAAAAATGAAAACAAATAATTTAGGTTATCCAAGAATTGGCAGCAACAGAGAATTGAAAAAAGCGAATGAATTGTACTGGGCTGGAAAAATTTCTCCCGAAAATTTATTGGCCGCAGGTTCAACAATCAGGAAAGAAAATTGGCAATTACAAGCCGAAAATGGCATTGATTTGATTCCGTCAAATGACTTTTCGCTTTATGATCAAGTACTGGATTTGACTCTTACGCTTGGCGCAATTCCAGAACGCTACCAAGAATTTGCTAGAACAAACAACTCACTTGACTTGTATTTTGCTATGGCTCGCGGCGCTCAAAAAGACGGACAAGATGTTGTGGCGATGGAAATGACGAAATGGTTTGACACCAACTACCACTACATTGTTCCAGAATTTACCAAAAACCAAAAATTTGAACTGTTTTCGACCAAAATTATAGCTGAATTTATTGAAGCTAAAAACCTTGGAATCATAACAAAACCTGTTTTAATCGGACCTGTTTCTTATTTATTGCTTGGAAAAGAAAAAGAAGATGGTTTTCATAGAATTGATCTTATCGAAAAATTATTGCCTGTATATTTTGAAATTCTAAACGCATTACAAAAGGAAGGAGCAGAATATATTCAGTTAGACGAGCCGTTTTTAGCCTTGAATTTGACAGACAAAGAACGTAATGCAATTACTCATGTTTACAATGAAATCAGCAAAAAATTCTCCTCATTAAAAATAATTTTAGCCAATTATTTTGATTGTTTTGGCGAAAATCTGGAGACCGTTTTAGCTTTGCCGGTTCATACTTTACACTTGGATTTAGTACGATGTTCTTCTCAATTAGATGATATTTTAGAATCAGGAAAACTGGACAACAGCGTAAATCTTTCTCTTGGTGTAGTGGACGGAAGAAACATCTGGAAAAATGATTTTAAAAAATCGTTAGCACTAATCGAAAAAGCAGTTACTGCTTTGGGAGAAAATCGAATTTTAGTTGCTCCTTCCTGTTCTTTAATTCACTCGCCCTGTGATTTAGATTTGGAAACTAATGATGCAACATTAACTCCTGAAATCAAACAATGGCTGGCTTTTGCAAAGCAAAAAATTCAAGAAGTTTCTTTATTAAAAAACTTAGCTTCCGAAAATATTTCTGTTGCTGACGCTACTCAATTAGAAGCTAATATTGTTGCAAACAATAACCGTAAAACTTCTAAATTAATTCATAACGAAAAAGTAAAAAATAGAGTCGCTTCTATTGTTGAATCGGATTCTAAAAGAAACAATACTTTTGCAACGCGAAGACAAAAACAAGCCGAAGCTTTGCAACTGCCTTTGTTTCCAACCACAACAATTGGATCATTCCCCCAGACTGCAGAAGTAAGAAGCTGGAGAGCCAAATTCAAAAAAGGCGAATTAACTCAAGCGGAATACGATGCTTTACTTAAAAAGGAAACCGAAGAAACTATCCGTTTTCAGGAAGAATCAGGAATTGATGTTTTAGTTCACGGGGAATTTGAGCGCAACGATATGGTGGAATATTTTGGTGAGCAATTGGACGGATTTACCTTTACCAAAAATGGCTGGGTACAAAGCTACGGAAGCCGCTGTGTAAAACCTCCAGTTATTTATGGAGATGTTTCCCGTCCAAATCCAATGACTGTAAAATGGGCTGAATTTGCACAGTCGCTTACTCCAAAATGGGTAAAAGGAATGCTGACCGGACCAGTAACTATCTTACAATGGTCGTTTGTCCGCAATGATCAGCCACGTTCTGAAACTTGTACGCAGATTGCTTTGGCTATTCGTGATGAAGTTGTTGACTTAGAAAAAGCAGGAATCAAAATCATTCAAATTGACGAGCCAGCGATTCGCGAAGGATTACCATTACGCAAAGAAGAATGGGCAAATTATCTTGAGTGGGCGATAAAAGCTTTTAGAATTTCGGCCAGCGATGTTGCTGATGATACCCAAATCCACACACACATGTGCTACAGCGAATTCAACGATATCATTCAAAATATTGCAGACATGGATGCTGATGTAATTACTATCGAATGTTCTCGTTCGCAAATGGAATTGCTAGATGCTTTTGCTGATTTTAAATACCCGAACGAAATTGGCCCTGGAGTATACGACATTCATTCGCCACGTGTTCCTTCCAACGAAGAAATGGTTCACTTGCTGAAAAAAGCAGCCTCGGTGATTCCAGCCGATCAATTGTGGGTAAATCCTGATTGCGGTTTGAAAACACGCCATTGGGATGAAACCAAAAAAGCCTTAATCGAAATGGTGAATGCTGCTAAGAAAATGCGTGTTGCTGCCTCTCATTTGGAAACAATTTAATATTTATTTCAAAACCATTAAGGGAGTTTTGCAGTAAGAGTTCATCATTTATTTACAAACATTCCTTGATAGTTATTTATAAAAAAGGCTTCGTGATGAAGCCTTTTTGTATTTACATTGAATTAATAATTATAACGTCGCTGCTCCCCCATCCAATAACAGCTCTCCTCCTATCATAAACTTAGAATCATCGGAAGCCAGATAAAGGAATCCTGCAGCCATCTCTTCTGAAGTTCCCAAACGTTTGGCTGGAATTCCTGAAGCATAATACGCTTTTGTTCCGTTGGCTTCTTCTTCGGAAGCACCGCCTCTTGCAAATATTGGGGTATCAATAGGGCCAGGAGAAAGCACATTGACACGAATATTTCTGTCCAATAATTCAGCAGATAACGTTCTTGCCAACGAACGAACTGCAGCTTTCGAAGCTGAGTAAGCAGCCGTTGTCGCAAATCCTTTGTGAGCTACTGTAGATGCCGTAATAACAATCGAAGCGCCATCATTTAAATGTGGTAATGCTTTTTGAATCGTGAAGAAAACACCTTTGAAATTAATATCACTGGTTTGGTCGAACATTTCTTCGGTATAATCGGCTAAAGGCGCTGCGATAAATACGCCTGCATTCACTACCAATACATCAATTTTTCCAAAAGTATCTTTTACAGTTCCATAAGTAGTATCAATATTGTTTATATCCGAAACATCGCTCACCAAGCCAATCGAGGCATTCCCAATCTCGAAGACCGCTTCATCAATGGTCTTTTTGTTACGGCCAGTTATCGCCACTTTTGCACCTTGTTCTGCAAATAATTTAGCTGTTGCCAATCCTATTCCGCTGTTACCTCCTGTAATTACGGCTACTTTGTTTTGTAATTTTTTCATGAATTTATTTATAGTTTGATTATTTCAAGTATTCAAATATCTAAGTATTTCGATGTTTTTGATTAAAAAAAAGCTAAAGCACTAAACTGTTGATATAGTCCGCATAAGCAGTACAAACTTCTTTATTGACTACAAACTTCAGGTTACGACCTTCTTTATCGGCTATTAATAAATCGGCGTCTATCAGTTGTTTTATATGATGTGACATTGTAGATTGAGCCAGATTAAACTCAGCCGAGACATCACAGCATTGCACACAGCTTTCGCTACCGCTGACAATCTTCATAATCTTCAGACGATAAGGATCGCCCAAAGCTTTTGAGATTTTTTCGACTTGTTTTATGCTTAAACTCATAATCATGGGGCAAAGATAAAAATATATTTTCAATATATCGAAATACTTCGATATAATTTCTAAATTTGCACGAACAATATTTCAATGACTAATTACAGCTTGAATTATTTTCTTCAAAAACATCCTCTATGAAAATTTTATATACGTATCTCAAAACCCACAAAACGCTTTTATACATAGCGTTGCTTTTGGCCACAATAAATCAGTGTTTTTCCTTATATGATTCCATTATTATTGGTAAACTGCTTAACGAATGCGGTGTTGGTGTTGCCAATTTTAATCACAATCAGCTCAGTTTTACCAAAGCAGTTTTAGGCTGGCTGGCTATCTCTTTAGGTGCTGCGATGGTTTCCAGAATTGCCAAAAACTTTCAGGATTATTTCACCAATATCATCATTCAGCGGACAGGTGCACAAATGTATACCGAAGGGATTCAAAAAGCACTGCAATTGCCTTTTCAGGATTTTGAAGACCAGCGAAGCGGCGAAACCTTAGGCAAACTTCAAAAAGTAAAAATTGACTGCGAAAAATTCATCACACTGGCTATATCATTAATTTTTCAATCGATAGTCGGCATCGTATTTGTCGTGGTTTATGCAATAAGTATTCATTGGCTGTTGGGGCCAATATTTTTGGCAACCGTTCCTGTAATCGCTTTTATCAGTTCATTTTTAGGCAAAAGAATCAAGAAAGTTTCCAGAGAGATTTTAGGAGAAACTACAGCTTTAGCAGGAGCCACAACCGAATCCCTAAGAAATATCGAACTTGTAAAAAGTTTAGGATTAACCGAGCAAGAAGTCAATAGACTGAATGCTACAACCATTAGAATCCTTGGATTAGAACTCAAAAAGGTACGATTCATCCGTTCGCTGAGTTTTATACAAGGCACAACGGTTCATTTTATGAGAACTACTTTGGTTTTTGCACTCTATATGTTCATTTTTAAAGACATTATCAAACCGGGAGATTTGATTACTTTAATGTTCTTTTCTTTCTTTTTGTTTAATCCGCTGCAAGAACTTGGAAACGTAATTGCAACCTATAACGAAACGAAAGCTTCGATGGATAATTTTGCTGATTTAATGAATTCCAAAAGTGAAGAAACGCCTGTAAATCCAAAAACTATTGGTGCCATCAATCATCTGCGTTTTGAGAATATTTCATTTAAGCACCAAACTGCCAGTTCCTATGCTGTAAAAAATATTTCTTTTGAAGCGAAAGCTGGCGAAACCATTGCTTTTGTGGGGCCATCGGGAAGCGGTAAAACGACTTTGGTAAAAATGCTAGTCGGATTGTATAATCCCGCAGAAGGCGCTATTTTTTATAATGAAAAAAATGCCAAAGACATTGACCTTACCGAATTAAGACAGCAACTAGGTTTTGTAACCCAAGATGCTCAATTGTTTTCAGGAACGATAAAAGACAATTTACTATTTGTAAAACCAAATGCTACCGACGAAGAAATCAACGATGTTTTAAAAAAATCGGCATGTCAAAATTTATTAAAACGTGCCGAAAATGGAATCAATACAACGATTGGTGAAGGCGGTATAAAAGTATCCGGTGGCGAAAAACAGCGTTTGTCTATTGCCAGAGCTCTGCTTAGAAATCCGCACTTGTTACTTTTTGACGAAGCAACCTCAGCATTGGACTCGATTACCGAAGAAGAAATCACCAAAACCATCCGCAGCATATCATCTAAACAAGACCAAATTACAGTATTGATTGCACATCGTTTATCGACCATTATGCACGCTGATAAAATATTCGTTTTGGAGCAAGGAGAAATCATCGAACAAGGCAAACACCAAGATTTATTGGACGAAAAAGGCTTATATTATGCAATGTGGAGACAACAGATTGGAGAGAGGAAGTAACGGATTTATTCTGAACAGTTTGAATAATTTACAACTGAAAAAACCTAGCAAATTCTGAATTTGCTAGGTTTTGTTTTTATAATCCCAATCTTTTAGACCAATTTTTAGGAGAACGCGAGGTATGAAAAACGCCAATAACAATAATTTCGCTCTTTTCAAATCTATAATGAATTCCATAAGGGAACCGTGAAATAAACCTAACTTTTATGTTTTTATATCTTTTTTGAAACGCATCTGGATTTCTCAAAATAGTATCAATTCCAGCTTCTAGACAAAGTTCAAAATCATAAGAAAGTCCTATTCTTTGTTCTTCATACCAAAGAACAATATCTTCAATATCAAATAACGCTTCTTTTACGAAATGAATTTTGTACACTATCGAATACTTTTTAAATGGTTTTTAACCTCATCCCAAGTATACAATTCCGTTTTCCCTTCTTCTAAATTCTTTATTCGAATATCTAATTCTCTTTTCACATCATCAGAAATTTCTAAATCATTTTTAGAAACACTGTCCCATAATTGCTCGGCAAGAACAATTTTTTCTGCATTACTGTATTTAGACAAATTTTTAATTTCCATAACTCCCTGTATTAGTATTGAATACTACAAATTTAAACAAAATTAATTAGGAATCGAGAACCCTCTAGCCCCGATTGAAGTGAAAATTCTTTTTATTTTTCCTTTAAAAATAAAAAGATTACTTCACTAAACTTTTATTTTTATAGGAGTTCAGTGAATACA
Protein-coding sequences here:
- a CDS encoding ABC transporter ATP-binding protein; this encodes MKILYTYLKTHKTLLYIALLLATINQCFSLYDSIIIGKLLNECGVGVANFNHNQLSFTKAVLGWLAISLGAAMVSRIAKNFQDYFTNIIIQRTGAQMYTEGIQKALQLPFQDFEDQRSGETLGKLQKVKIDCEKFITLAISLIFQSIVGIVFVVVYAISIHWLLGPIFLATVPVIAFISSFLGKRIKKVSREILGETTALAGATTESLRNIELVKSLGLTEQEVNRLNATTIRILGLELKKVRFIRSLSFIQGTTVHFMRTTLVFALYMFIFKDIIKPGDLITLMFFSFFLFNPLQELGNVIATYNETKASMDNFADLMNSKSEETPVNPKTIGAINHLRFENISFKHQTASSYAVKNISFEAKAGETIAFVGPSGSGKTTLVKMLVGLYNPAEGAIFYNEKNAKDIDLTELRQQLGFVTQDAQLFSGTIKDNLLFVKPNATDEEINDVLKKSACQNLLKRAENGINTTIGEGGIKVSGGEKQRLSIARALLRNPHLLLFDEATSALDSITEEEITKTIRSISSKQDQITVLIAHRLSTIMHADKIFVLEQGEIIEQGKHQDLLDEKGLYYAMWRQQIGERK
- a CDS encoding metalloregulator ArsR/SmtB family transcription factor, giving the protein MIMSLSIKQVEKISKALGDPYRLKIMKIVSGSESCVQCCDVSAEFNLAQSTMSHHIKQLIDADLLIADKEGRNLKFVVNKEVCTAYADYINSLVL
- a CDS encoding type II toxin-antitoxin system RelE/ParE family toxin is translated as MYKIHFVKEALFDIEDIVLWYEEQRIGLSYDFELCLEAGIDTILRNPDAFQKRYKNIKVRFISRFPYGIHYRFEKSEIIVIGVFHTSRSPKNWSKRLGL
- a CDS encoding addiction module protein, with protein sequence MEIKNLSKYSNAEKIVLAEQLWDSVSKNDLEISDDVKRELDIRIKNLEEGKTELYTWDEVKNHLKSIR
- the metE gene encoding 5-methyltetrahydropteroyltriglutamate--homocysteine S-methyltransferase; the protein is MKTNNLGYPRIGSNRELKKANELYWAGKISPENLLAAGSTIRKENWQLQAENGIDLIPSNDFSLYDQVLDLTLTLGAIPERYQEFARTNNSLDLYFAMARGAQKDGQDVVAMEMTKWFDTNYHYIVPEFTKNQKFELFSTKIIAEFIEAKNLGIITKPVLIGPVSYLLLGKEKEDGFHRIDLIEKLLPVYFEILNALQKEGAEYIQLDEPFLALNLTDKERNAITHVYNEISKKFSSLKIILANYFDCFGENLETVLALPVHTLHLDLVRCSSQLDDILESGKLDNSVNLSLGVVDGRNIWKNDFKKSLALIEKAVTALGENRILVAPSCSLIHSPCDLDLETNDATLTPEIKQWLAFAKQKIQEVSLLKNLASENISVADATQLEANIVANNNRKTSKLIHNEKVKNRVASIVESDSKRNNTFATRRQKQAEALQLPLFPTTTIGSFPQTAEVRSWRAKFKKGELTQAEYDALLKKETEETIRFQEESGIDVLVHGEFERNDMVEYFGEQLDGFTFTKNGWVQSYGSRCVKPPVIYGDVSRPNPMTVKWAEFAQSLTPKWVKGMLTGPVTILQWSFVRNDQPRSETCTQIALAIRDEVVDLEKAGIKIIQIDEPAIREGLPLRKEEWANYLEWAIKAFRISASDVADDTQIHTHMCYSEFNDIIQNIADMDADVITIECSRSQMELLDAFADFKYPNEIGPGVYDIHSPRVPSNEEMVHLLKKAASVIPADQLWVNPDCGLKTRHWDETKKALIEMVNAAKKMRVAASHLETI
- a CDS encoding SDR family oxidoreductase, with product MKKLQNKVAVITGGNSGIGLATAKLFAEQGAKVAITGRNKKTIDEAVFEIGNASIGLVSDVSDINNIDTTYGTVKDTFGKIDVLVVNAGVFIAAPLADYTEEMFDQTSDINFKGVFFTIQKALPHLNDGASIVITASTVAHKGFATTAAYSASKAAVRSLARTLSAELLDRNIRVNVLSPGPIDTPIFARGGASEEEANGTKAYYASGIPAKRLGTSEEMAAGFLYLASDDSKFMIGGELLLDGGAATL